Proteins encoded within one genomic window of Theobroma cacao cultivar B97-61/B2 chromosome 7, Criollo_cocoa_genome_V2, whole genome shotgun sequence:
- the LOC18594514 gene encoding protein SENSITIVITY TO RED LIGHT REDUCED 1, which produces MSSTDPATSISLELGFGIREFYHDAEEKSKIIVQEMERISREVRESEFYSQLCKQIESEEFQSKLSRTLGSHFYDVTMVIYAIGSLERATPPKYQLAFALLLQQDFFGWITRIEVFDPSLSLADILVLEKFGCTVLWMNEECRRRVDSPTLFFMPYASKSLQGNLLEANWWPSNINQVILLTNRLSATVEDYHDFLRDGTIFNLDSFMENWEYLEAIHKCIQEINIHTNSENFADSFLAHLKDVTNNRCNIWRLFKIILKR; this is translated from the exons ATGACGCCgaagaaaagtcaaagatAATAGTGCAAGAAATGGAGAGAATATCAAGAGAAGTGCGAGAATCTGAATTTTACTCTCAACTATGCAAGCAGATTGAAAGTGAGGAATTTCAAAGTAAGTTAAGTCGTACCTTAGGCTCTCATTTCTATGATGTTACCATGGTTATTTATGCTATAGGGAGCTTGGAAAGAGCCACTCCTCCAAAATATCAATTGGCCTTTGCACTTTTGTTACAACAAGACTTCTTTGGCTGGATTACTAGAATAGAAGTGTTCGATCCCTCGCTATCTCTAGCAGATATCCTTGTCCTAGAAAAATTCGGATGCACCGTTTTATGGATGAACGAGGAGTGTCGGAGACGGGTTGACAGTCCAACCTTGTTTTTTATGCCTTATGCCTCGAAGAGTCTCCAAGGGAATTTATTGGAAGCAAATTGGTGGCCTTCAAATATAAACCAGGTGATTTTGTTGACAAATAGATTGAGTGCTACCGTAGAAGATTATCATGATTTCTTACGTGATGGAACTATATTTAACTTGGACTCTTTCATGGAGAATTGGGAATATCTGGAGGCTATTCATAAATGCATCCAAGAGATCAACATCCATACAAACTCTGAAAATTTTGCTGATAGTTTCCTGGCTCACCTTAAAGATGTTACTAACAATAG ATGCAATATCTGGAGGCTATTCAAAATTATACTGAAGAGATGA